The DNA region GGTCGCTGCGGCGCCATTCGATGGCTTCCGCGAATGGTTCGAGAATCACCCGATAGCCCTGTGCACCCTTTAGGCAGAAAAACAGATTGACCGGGCACTTGAGCAGGCCGGCCAGCAGCCACGGGCCCTGCGGAAAGGCTGCGGGATGGCCGAGGAAGTCGACCCGCACATTGCGCCCGCCGTGCAGCGCGACGCGGTCACCGGCGATGGCCAGCCACTCGCCTTCGTCCAGACGCTGGCTCAGTTGCAGCATGATCGCCGGGTCCAGCTCGCTGACCTGAATCAGCCGCAGGTTGGTCGCCCCGGCCTCGCCCAATAGGCGATTGAAGCGTTCGGCGTGCTTGGTGTGCACCAGCACGTTCATGGTGATCTTCTCGCCGAGTTCGGCCAGCGCCCGGCACACTTCGAGGTTGCCCAGGTGCGCGCCGACCAGCATTTGCCCGCGCTCGCCGCGCAGGTTCTGGCGGATCTGGCCGGTGTCGATGATCTTGATCTGATCGAGGCCCAGCTTGCCGTTCCACACGTCGAGCTTGTCGAGCAGCGCC from Pseudomonas syringae includes:
- a CDS encoding glycosyl transferase, whose product is MSLQKSPREHWASHEERGSFMLMKLTAWGMRVLGRRLLSPVLYGIVLYFFVFGRRARRSIWQYQQRLSDWSARPELRPTQRRVFGQFMAFAEALLDKLDVWNGKLGLDQIKIIDTGQIRQNLRGERGQMLVGAHLGNLEVCRALAELGEKITMNVLVHTKHAERFNRLLGEAGATNLRLIQVSELDPAIMLQLSQRLDEGEWLAIAGDRVALHGGRNVRVDFLGHPAAFPQGPWLLAGLLKCPVNLFFCLKGAQGYRVILEPFAEAIEWRRSDRAQVIAHWTTRYAERLGHYCLEAPQQWFNFYPFWKSDDQSSS